From one Gracilibacillus salinarum genomic stretch:
- a CDS encoding S8 family peptidase, producing MFGYAMIQTVRNYSHQLDRSLRDELIHLYRPFKYTPCFLHGLFEKKLKRKKKLSVIVQFQPEAYEDGCQQIAEITKKHKKNKLYHHYNRISCCSADMTPDSLEEILSTCNHVKKIYKNKEVQALLDVAVESAKAKQVFRNNTALTGQGTKIAIIDTGIHPHQDLSGRITDFADFINHRTDPYDDNGHGTHCAGDAAGDASASDGKYRGPAPKANLAGVKVLNKMGSGSLDTIMQGVEWCIQYNEDHPTSPIDIISMSLGTEAQSYGDEDRDPMVQIVEEAWRSGITVCVAAGNSGPDPQTICSPGLSDRVITVGALDDRTTANTRNDDDVASFSSRGPTLYGEIKPDILAPGVDIISLRSPNSYLDRLQKSNRVDGEYYIMSGTSMATPIIAGVVSLMKQHNPDLTTDEIKERLKTGADIWVDRDENVYGAGYVNAETAIPEE from the coding sequence TTGTTTGGATATGCTATGATTCAGACTGTTCGAAATTATAGTCACCAGTTAGACCGATCCTTGCGTGATGAACTAATTCATTTGTATCGACCTTTTAAATATACACCGTGTTTCTTGCATGGGTTATTTGAAAAAAAGTTAAAACGTAAGAAAAAACTTTCTGTTATTGTACAATTTCAACCTGAGGCATATGAAGATGGTTGTCAGCAAATAGCAGAAATCACCAAGAAACATAAAAAGAATAAGTTATATCACCACTACAACAGAATATCCTGTTGTTCAGCTGATATGACTCCTGACAGTTTAGAAGAAATATTATCCACCTGTAATCACGTCAAAAAAATATATAAAAATAAAGAAGTGCAAGCTTTATTGGATGTAGCCGTTGAATCAGCCAAAGCAAAGCAAGTATTTCGTAATAATACCGCATTAACTGGACAAGGAACTAAAATTGCCATTATTGATACAGGCATACATCCGCACCAGGATTTATCAGGTAGAATTACTGATTTTGCAGATTTTATTAATCATCGTACAGATCCATATGATGATAATGGCCACGGAACACATTGTGCTGGTGATGCTGCCGGCGACGCATCAGCTTCTGATGGAAAATATAGGGGACCTGCCCCTAAAGCCAATCTGGCAGGTGTAAAAGTATTAAATAAAATGGGGTCAGGTTCATTGGATACGATCATGCAAGGTGTGGAATGGTGTATTCAATATAACGAGGACCACCCTACTAGTCCTATTGACATTATCAGCATGTCACTGGGGACAGAAGCCCAAAGTTATGGCGATGAAGACCGCGATCCTATGGTTCAAATTGTAGAAGAAGCTTGGCGAAGTGGTATTACTGTCTGTGTGGCAGCTGGTAACAGCGGTCCAGATCCGCAAACTATATGCAGTCCTGGTCTAAGTGATCGTGTCATTACAGTCGGAGCACTTGATGACCGTACTACAGCAAACACACGCAATGATGATGACGTAGCAAGCTTCTCAAGCCGAGGTCCAACACTTTATGGAGAAATAAAACCAGATATCCTTGCACCTGGAGTCGATATTATTTCCTTACGTTCACCTAATTCCTATCTTGATCGCCTCCAAAAATCGAATCGCGTAGACGGAGAATACTATATTATGTCAGGAACATCAATGGCAACCCCTATCATAGCTGGTGTAGTTAGTTTAATGAAACAACATAATCCGGACCTGACAACTGATGAAATAAAAGAAAGATTGAAGACAGGTGCTGATATCTGGGTAGATCGTGATGAGAATGTTTACGGTGCAGGTTATGTTAATGCGGAGACAGCTATACCCGAAGAATAA
- a CDS encoding DUF5391 family protein gives MKKRVVITTLLSAILFCAMMTLSSASPLADSGPNTNTFNSLGMWLAVIMILMFYMIPLIMYMIGVDAMKYVLAVFCGVGILINLALIPINLLIGEVSGQIAPITFAVVAICTVTCVVNIIWYRIAFCHRTAT, from the coding sequence ATGAAAAAACGTGTGGTTATCACCACTTTACTCTCAGCTATCCTCTTTTGCGCCATGATGACACTAAGCTCCGCTTCTCCACTCGCAGACTCCGGCCCAAATACGAATACATTTAACTCCCTAGGTATGTGGCTTGCTGTCATTATGATTCTTATGTTTTACATGATCCCCTTAATCATGTATATGATTGGAGTGGACGCTATGAAATATGTGCTGGCCGTATTTTGTGGTGTGGGAATATTAATTAATCTAGCTTTAATCCCGATTAATCTGCTAATTGGTGAAGTTTCCGGTCAAATCGCCCCTATCACATTCGCTGTCGTAGCTATATGTACGGTTACATGCGTTGTGAATATTATTTGGTATAGGATTGCCTTCTGCCACAGAACGGCAACTTAA
- a CDS encoding helix-turn-helix domain-containing protein: MKENDYKPKQLLTKREREVFELLVQDKTTKEIAEELFISQKTVRNHISNAMQKLGVKGRSQAVVELLRMGELEL, from the coding sequence TTGAAAGAAAATGACTACAAGCCGAAGCAATTACTAACGAAACGGGAAAGAGAAGTATTTGAACTGCTAGTACAAGACAAAACAACAAAAGAAATAGCTGAGGAATTATTTATCTCGCAAAAAACTGTTCGTAATCACATCTCGAATGCAATGCAGAAGCTGGGTGTTAAGGGGCGCTCACAAGCTGTAGTGGAATTGTTGCGAATGGGCGAGTTAGAGCTCTAG
- the sdhB gene encoding succinate dehydrogenase iron-sulfur subunit translates to MAEEKMTLIVTRQDSPDSPPYEETFKVNYRKNMNIISALMETQQHPVNADGKNVAPVQWESNCLEEVCGACSMVINGTPRQACSTLVDQLEQPIRVAPMSTFPVVRDLVVDRSRMFDSLKKVKAWIPIDGTHDLGPGPRMPEKKRQWAYELSKCMTCGVCLEACPNVNSNSDFIGPAPLSQVRLFNSHPTGELNKSERLEALMEDGGISGCGNSQNCVQVCPKGIPLTTSIAALNRDTNIQSFKNFFGSDNAY, encoded by the coding sequence ATGGCAGAAGAGAAAATGACTCTAATCGTCACTCGTCAAGACAGTCCGGATTCTCCTCCCTATGAGGAGACTTTCAAAGTCAACTATCGTAAGAACATGAATATCATTTCTGCATTAATGGAAACACAACAACATCCAGTTAATGCAGACGGTAAGAATGTTGCACCAGTACAGTGGGAATCAAACTGTCTGGAGGAAGTTTGTGGTGCGTGTTCCATGGTGATTAACGGAACCCCGCGTCAGGCTTGTTCCACGTTAGTCGATCAGCTCGAACAGCCGATTCGTGTCGCACCGATGAGTACGTTCCCGGTTGTGCGTGATTTAGTAGTTGATCGCAGTCGCATGTTCGATTCCTTGAAAAAGGTGAAAGCATGGATTCCAATCGATGGTACACATGATTTAGGCCCTGGGCCAAGAATGCCTGAGAAAAAACGTCAGTGGGCATACGAATTATCAAAATGTATGACTTGTGGTGTTTGTTTAGAAGCTTGTCCGAATGTAAACAGCAATTCCGATTTTATCGGACCAGCGCCGCTATCACAAGTACGTCTATTTAATTCCCATCCAACAGGTGAATTGAATAAAAGCGAACGTTTAGAAGCATTAATGGAGGATGGCGGTATTTCCGGTTGTGGTAACTCACAAAACTGCGTACAAGTTTGTCCAAAAGGTATACCTTTAACAACTTCTATTGCAGCTCTTAACCGTGATACCAATATCCAATCATTTAAGAACTTCTTCGGAAGCGACAACGCATATTAA
- the sdhA gene encoding succinate dehydrogenase flavoprotein subunit: MSDRNIVIVGGGLAGLMATIKAAEAGVHVDLLSIVPVKRSHSVCAQGGINGAVNTKGEGDSPWEHFDDTVYGGDFLANQPPVKAMCEAAPGIIHMLDRMGVMFNRTPEGLLDFRRFGGTQHHRTAYAGATTGQQLLYALDEQVRRYEVQGLVTKYEGWEFISAIIDDEGVGRGIIGQNIKSHELKAFKADATIFASGGPGIIFGKSTNSVINTGSAAAGLYLQGAIYANGEFIQIHPTAIPGDDKLRLMSESARGEGGRVWTYKDGEPWYFLEEKYPAYGNLVPRDIATREIFDVCVNQKLGINGENMVYLDLSHKDPKELDVKLGGIIEIYEKFVGEDPRKVPMKIFPAVHYSMGGLWVDYDQMTNIPGIFAAGECDYTQHGGNRLGANSLLSSIYGGMVAGPNAIKYMDGLEKTIEDVSTEVFDRHLQEEEAKFEELLNMRGEENAYQIHKELGEWMTDNVTVVRDNAKLLKTDEKIQELLERWENINMDDTSRWNNSGVMFTRQLKHMLHLARVITQGAYNRNESRGAHYKPEFPDRNDEEWLKTTKASFDTATSNPKFEYEAVDVSLIEPRKRDYSKKK; the protein is encoded by the coding sequence ATGAGTGATCGCAATATTGTTATTGTTGGTGGTGGTCTAGCGGGGTTAATGGCCACAATAAAAGCAGCAGAAGCAGGCGTACACGTTGATCTGTTATCAATTGTACCTGTAAAAAGGTCTCACTCTGTTTGTGCACAAGGTGGAATTAATGGTGCCGTAAATACCAAAGGGGAAGGGGATTCTCCTTGGGAACACTTTGATGATACCGTGTATGGTGGGGATTTCTTAGCAAATCAGCCACCGGTAAAAGCAATGTGTGAAGCAGCACCAGGAATTATTCATATGTTGGATCGTATGGGTGTTATGTTTAACCGTACACCTGAAGGTTTATTAGATTTTCGTAGATTCGGTGGTACACAGCATCACCGTACAGCATATGCCGGTGCGACAACAGGACAGCAATTGTTGTACGCTTTAGATGAGCAGGTACGTCGTTATGAGGTACAAGGCTTAGTTACAAAATATGAAGGCTGGGAATTCATCTCAGCTATTATAGATGATGAAGGTGTAGGCCGTGGTATTATTGGTCAAAACATCAAATCACATGAATTAAAAGCATTCAAAGCAGATGCAACAATCTTTGCATCTGGCGGACCTGGAATTATCTTTGGTAAATCTACCAACTCTGTTATTAATACTGGTTCAGCAGCTGCGGGACTCTACTTGCAAGGTGCTATTTATGCCAATGGTGAATTTATTCAAATTCACCCGACAGCGATTCCAGGTGATGACAAACTTCGCCTTATGAGTGAATCTGCTCGTGGTGAAGGTGGCCGTGTCTGGACATATAAGGATGGGGAACCTTGGTACTTCCTTGAGGAGAAATATCCAGCATACGGAAATCTTGTTCCGCGTGACATCGCAACTCGAGAAATTTTCGATGTATGTGTCAATCAAAAACTAGGTATTAACGGGGAAAACATGGTTTACCTGGATTTGTCTCATAAAGATCCGAAAGAGCTCGATGTTAAGCTTGGTGGAATTATTGAAATCTATGAGAAATTCGTTGGGGAAGACCCACGAAAAGTACCAATGAAGATTTTCCCTGCGGTACATTATTCAATGGGCGGTCTATGGGTTGATTACGATCAGATGACCAATATCCCAGGAATCTTTGCTGCTGGTGAATGTGATTATACACAGCACGGTGGTAACCGTCTTGGTGCCAACTCCTTATTATCATCTATTTACGGTGGAATGGTAGCAGGACCTAATGCCATTAAATATATGGACGGTCTTGAGAAAACGATTGAGGATGTATCTACCGAAGTTTTTGATCGTCACTTACAAGAAGAAGAAGCAAAGTTTGAAGAATTATTGAACATGCGCGGCGAAGAAAATGCCTACCAGATTCATAAAGAACTAGGGGAATGGATGACGGATAATGTAACCGTTGTTCGTGACAACGCCAAACTATTAAAGACAGATGAAAAAATCCAGGAATTACTGGAACGTTGGGAAAACATCAATATGGATGATACATCTCGCTGGAATAACTCTGGTGTGATGTTCACTAGACAATTGAAGCATATGCTTCATTTAGCTCGAGTGATTACACAAGGTGCTTATAATCGTAATGAAAGTCGTGGTGCACACTACAAGCCAGAATTTCCAGATCGTAACGATGAGGAATGGCTAAAAACGACCAAGGCATCCTTTGATACAGCTACCAGCAATCCTAAGTTTGAATATGAGGCCGTAGATGTATCATTAATTGAACCAAGAAAACGTGACTACAGTAAGAAAAAATAA
- a CDS encoding succinate dehydrogenase cytochrome b558 subunit codes for MENREFFYRRLHSLLGVVPIGIFLMQHLVVNHFAVYGEENFNQAAHFMESLPFRYALEIFVIFLPILFHAVLGVYIVFVAKNNVRRYGFFRNWMFYLQRITGIVTLVFIVWHVWETRIQIGMGTKELDFSLMEDIVANPGMLWFYIISIISTTFHFANGLWSFLVSWGITVSPRSQKIATYVTLLIFLAISYVGVSAILAFV; via the coding sequence GTGGAGAATAGGGAATTCTTTTATCGCAGGTTACATTCGCTATTAGGGGTTGTGCCGATCGGTATATTTTTAATGCAGCATTTAGTTGTGAACCATTTTGCTGTATATGGTGAGGAAAACTTTAATCAAGCAGCACATTTTATGGAATCATTACCATTCCGCTATGCACTGGAGATCTTTGTTATCTTCTTGCCGATCTTGTTTCATGCCGTACTAGGTGTGTACATCGTATTTGTAGCTAAGAACAATGTCAGACGTTATGGCTTTTTCCGTAACTGGATGTTTTACTTGCAACGAATCACAGGTATTGTCACATTAGTGTTTATTGTGTGGCACGTTTGGGAAACAAGAATTCAGATTGGAATGGGAACGAAGGAACTCGATTTTAGTCTAATGGAAGACATCGTAGCTAATCCTGGAATGTTATGGTTCTACATTATTAGTATTATTTCAACTACATTCCATTTCGCGAATGGTTTATGGAGCTTTTTAGTCAGCTGGGGTATTACAGTATCACCTCGCTCACAGAAGATAGCTACATACGTAACATTACTTATTTTCTTAGCAATATCATATGTCGGAGTTAGTGCTATTCTAGCATTCGTTTAA
- a CDS encoding DUF2507 domain-containing protein, with translation MTQNKTSLATILANLQSTSSGYDLLRYIGLPEVLGQDSNLILYVMGKNFARQAECATYDEIQEFFQHAGWGEIRLIQEKRRGFIYQLDGELVKARLETIKDIDFHLEAGFLAETIFQQTNKSCEGLAELKKDHVLFHVLHN, from the coding sequence GTGACACAGAATAAGACAAGCTTAGCAACTATACTTGCAAACTTACAATCTACCAGCAGTGGTTATGATTTGTTACGTTATATTGGATTACCAGAGGTATTAGGACAGGATTCTAATCTGATCCTGTATGTAATGGGAAAAAACTTTGCTCGTCAGGCTGAATGTGCTACATATGACGAAATCCAGGAATTTTTTCAGCACGCTGGCTGGGGAGAAATACGACTGATCCAGGAGAAACGTCGCGGTTTTATTTATCAGCTCGATGGCGAACTGGTAAAAGCGCGATTAGAAACGATTAAAGATATCGACTTTCATTTGGAAGCAGGCTTTCTCGCGGAAACTATTTTTCAACAGACAAATAAAAGCTGTGAAGGGTTAGCAGAATTGAAAAAAGACCACGTACTTTTTCACGTATTACATAACTAA
- the uvrC gene encoding excinuclease ABC subunit UvrC, which translates to MKDKHGTVIYVGKSKLLRNRVRSYFIGANDQKTQRLVREIKDFEYIVTSSEIEALILEMNLIKKYDPKYNVLLKDDKSYPFLKITNERHPRLIITRKVKKDKGKYFGPYPNVLAARETKKLLDRLYPLRKCNNPKGRHCLYYHMHQCLACADDPPSKEDYQKITQEIVSFLNGGHKAIKNDLQEKMLAASEDLNFERAKEFRDMIQHIESVMEQQKMTMNDQVNRDVFHYSYDKGWMCVQVFFIRQGKLIERDISIFPFFDEAQETFISFIGSFYLHHHHPKPKQILVPLATDTELLKELLEVDVHIPMRGRKKELVELAGKNAEIALQEKFSLIERNEERTIRAVESLGEKLHIETPHRIEAFDNSNIQGTDPVSAMVVFVDGKPAKKEYRKYKIKSVEGPDDYETMREVIRRRYTRILKEDAPLPDLILVDGSKGQMSAAIDVLENELGLDIPLCGLAKDDKHRTSELLYGNPPEIVALDRRSQEFYFIQRIQDEVHRFAITFHRQLRGKSAFHSKLDEIEGVGAQRKKTLLTHFKSIKEIEQATIEEITKLGIPKPIAERILQQLSTTN; encoded by the coding sequence ATGAAGGATAAGCATGGCACGGTAATTTATGTCGGGAAGTCCAAATTGCTTCGAAATCGGGTTCGTTCTTATTTTATAGGTGCCAATGATCAAAAAACACAACGACTTGTTCGTGAAATAAAAGACTTTGAATATATCGTGACAAGTTCCGAAATAGAAGCATTGATACTGGAAATGAACTTGATTAAGAAATACGATCCGAAGTATAACGTATTATTGAAAGACGATAAGTCCTATCCTTTCTTGAAAATAACGAACGAAAGGCATCCACGCCTTATTATTACGAGAAAAGTGAAAAAGGATAAAGGAAAATACTTCGGTCCATATCCCAATGTTCTTGCAGCAAGAGAAACCAAGAAATTGCTGGACAGATTATATCCATTACGTAAATGTAATAATCCGAAAGGCCGCCACTGTCTCTATTATCACATGCATCAATGTCTGGCATGTGCTGATGATCCACCATCGAAAGAAGATTATCAAAAAATCACACAGGAAATCGTCAGCTTCCTAAATGGTGGGCATAAGGCAATCAAAAATGATTTACAGGAAAAAATGCTGGCAGCGTCCGAAGACTTAAATTTTGAGCGGGCCAAAGAATTTCGTGATATGATTCAGCATATTGAATCAGTGATGGAACAGCAGAAAATGACGATGAATGACCAGGTTAATCGTGACGTATTCCATTACAGTTATGATAAAGGCTGGATGTGTGTACAAGTCTTTTTTATTCGCCAAGGGAAGTTAATCGAAAGGGACATTTCGATTTTTCCGTTTTTTGATGAAGCACAGGAAACGTTTATCAGCTTTATTGGTAGTTTCTATTTGCACCATCATCATCCGAAACCGAAACAGATCCTTGTGCCGCTTGCAACTGATACAGAGCTGTTAAAAGAGTTACTGGAAGTCGACGTTCACATCCCTATGCGGGGGAGAAAGAAAGAATTAGTAGAACTCGCAGGAAAGAATGCAGAAATAGCCCTGCAGGAGAAATTCAGTTTAATTGAACGGAACGAAGAACGTACAATACGAGCGGTGGAAAGTCTGGGTGAGAAACTTCACATTGAAACACCTCATCGGATCGAAGCCTTTGATAATTCCAACATTCAAGGGACAGATCCAGTTTCAGCAATGGTTGTTTTTGTAGATGGCAAGCCTGCTAAGAAAGAATATCGAAAATACAAAATAAAAAGTGTGGAAGGTCCGGATGATTACGAAACGATGCGAGAGGTTATCAGAAGAAGGTATACAAGAATATTAAAAGAGGACGCACCGCTTCCGGATTTAATTCTTGTCGATGGGTCGAAAGGACAGATGTCAGCAGCTATAGATGTATTGGAAAATGAGCTCGGTCTTGATATTCCACTATGTGGTCTGGCGAAAGATGATAAACATAGGACGAGCGAACTGTTATATGGAAATCCGCCAGAGATCGTAGCATTAGACCGCCGTTCACAGGAATTTTATTTTATTCAACGTATTCAAGATGAAGTGCACCGCTTTGCGATTACTTTTCACAGGCAGCTAAGAGGTAAAAGTGCGTTTCACTCGAAATTAGATGAAATTGAAGGAGTGGGGGCACAACGGAAAAAAACGCTCCTTACACATTTTAAGTCAATCAAAGAAATTGAACAGGCCACCATTGAGGAGATAACAAAGCTGGGAATTCCGAAACCGATAGCAGAGCGGATTCTGCAACAATTAAGTACAACGAATTAA
- the trxA gene encoding thioredoxin: MAIVAANDGTFSNETSEGLVLADFWATWCGPCKMIAPVLEEIDGEMSDTVKIVKLDVDENQETAGKYGVMSIPTLLLFKDGEVVEQVVGYQPKEALVEIINKHA, encoded by the coding sequence ATGGCAATCGTAGCAGCTAATGATGGAACTTTTAGTAATGAAACTAGTGAGGGATTAGTGTTAGCAGACTTTTGGGCTACTTGGTGTGGACCTTGTAAAATGATCGCACCAGTGCTAGAAGAAATAGATGGAGAAATGAGCGATACGGTTAAAATCGTAAAACTGGACGTGGATGAAAACCAAGAAACAGCTGGTAAATACGGAGTAATGAGTATCCCTACACTTCTTCTTTTCAAAGACGGTGAAGTAGTTGAGCAAGTTGTAGGCTACCAGCCGAAAGAAGCACTTGTTGAAATTATCAACAAACATGCATAA
- a CDS encoding DUF350 domain-containing protein: protein MNFWENVFVETAARYSVAILCLIVFLVVFELVTSYKNWDEIKKGNLSVAMATGGKIFGIANIFRYSIEHNDTILQSIAWGGFGFLLLLFGYFIFEFLTPTYKIDQEIANDNRAVGFISLVISVGLSYVIGSSIQ, encoded by the coding sequence ATGAACTTTTGGGAGAATGTGTTTGTGGAGACTGCAGCCAGATACAGTGTCGCGATTTTATGTTTGATTGTGTTTCTTGTTGTATTTGAGCTTGTAACGTCCTACAAAAATTGGGATGAAATTAAAAAAGGTAATTTAAGTGTTGCGATGGCTACTGGTGGGAAGATCTTCGGGATAGCGAATATTTTCCGCTACTCCATTGAGCATAATGATACCATTCTGCAGAGTATTGCCTGGGGTGGCTTCGGATTTTTACTATTATTATTCGGCTATTTTATTTTCGAATTTTTGACCCCAACGTATAAAATCGACCAGGAAATCGCCAATGATAACCGTGCAGTTGGTTTCATATCACTTGTCATTTCCGTTGGTTTATCTTATGTGATCGGTTCAAGCATCCAGTAA
- a CDS encoding endonuclease MutS2 yields MNKRILRILEFHKLLEQLSELAASSLGKEKVRKLHPATELDQVVRWQDETDEAYHVIRLKGHVPLGGIVDIKPSVKRAVIGGILSTNECLDVASTIYGGKQLKHFIDHLEDVDIPILQELSEQIVPLNELEREIKSCIDEHGHMMDGASDKLRGLRSKIRTNENKVRDRLDNFTKTKAKMLSDAIITIRNDRYVLPVKQEYRSAIGGIVHDQSASGQTLFMEPQSVVEINNELQAARVEEKREIERILKDLSIRIAEDESFLMTNVEALAAIDFIVARAKLSHQMKASRPTMNDQGVIKMKQARHPLLDASEVVANDVALGEDYTAIVITGPNTGGKTVTLKMVGICTLMAQSGLQVPAQDGCEMAVFSDVFADIGDEQSIEQSLSTFSSHMTNIVDILAQFDRRSLILFDELGAGTDPQEGAALAMSILDHVIERKANVIATTHYPELKAYGYNREGVINASVEFDVQTLKPTYRLLIGVPGRSNAFEISKRLGLSEGVIEEAKGHIGTDSKSVENMIASLEDSRRKAETDYDDAHELLEEAVQLKQELEKKWQQFEQERESLYKKAEEKAEKAVTKAREEAEFIVSEIRNMQSAAEIKEHEWIEARKLLDEAQPELTKKQKKQEPVFDEAKAKTLQPGDEVRLLSLDQKGSIIEQTGKNEFQVQVGIMKMKAKRKDLLFIKRDEPVMEKPLATVRGSQYHVKPELDLRGERYEDALNQLEKYIDDALLAGYSKVSIIHGKGTGALRKGVQTFARKHSKIANSRDGDMGEGGLGVTVLELR; encoded by the coding sequence ATGAATAAACGAATTCTTAGAATATTAGAATTTCATAAATTGCTTGAGCAGCTATCGGAATTAGCAGCGTCTTCCTTAGGGAAGGAGAAAGTGCGCAAGCTGCATCCTGCTACAGAACTTGATCAGGTAGTTAGATGGCAGGATGAGACCGATGAAGCCTATCATGTTATTCGCTTGAAAGGTCATGTTCCATTAGGTGGAATTGTTGACATCAAACCGAGTGTTAAACGTGCGGTAATTGGCGGTATTCTATCCACTAATGAATGTCTCGATGTGGCAAGCACTATCTATGGAGGTAAACAGCTTAAGCATTTTATCGATCATTTAGAAGATGTGGACATTCCGATTTTACAGGAATTATCGGAGCAAATTGTGCCATTAAATGAACTCGAACGTGAAATAAAAAGCTGTATCGATGAACATGGGCACATGATGGACGGTGCGTCGGATAAATTGCGCGGCTTACGTTCTAAAATCAGAACCAATGAGAATAAGGTGCGGGATCGGTTAGATAATTTTACAAAGACAAAGGCAAAAATGTTATCTGATGCGATTATCACAATTCGAAATGACCGTTACGTATTACCAGTTAAACAGGAGTACCGCTCTGCCATCGGCGGCATCGTTCACGATCAGTCTGCTTCTGGACAGACACTGTTTATGGAGCCGCAATCTGTTGTTGAAATAAATAATGAACTGCAAGCGGCTCGTGTGGAAGAGAAAAGAGAGATTGAACGGATTTTGAAAGATTTATCGATCCGAATTGCTGAAGATGAAAGTTTTCTGATGACAAATGTAGAAGCTTTAGCAGCTATTGATTTCATCGTAGCACGGGCAAAATTAAGTCATCAGATGAAAGCAAGTCGTCCAACGATGAATGATCAAGGTGTAATCAAAATGAAGCAGGCTCGTCATCCATTGCTTGACGCTAGTGAAGTGGTGGCCAATGACGTTGCACTTGGTGAGGATTATACGGCAATAGTTATTACAGGACCGAATACAGGTGGTAAAACTGTCACCTTAAAAATGGTAGGGATTTGTACACTGATGGCACAATCGGGCTTGCAGGTTCCTGCACAGGACGGATGTGAAATGGCAGTGTTCTCGGACGTTTTCGCCGATATTGGAGACGAACAATCGATTGAGCAGAGTCTGAGTACCTTCTCCTCTCACATGACAAATATTGTGGATATCCTGGCACAGTTTGATCGCCGTTCGCTAATCCTGTTTGACGAATTAGGGGCAGGGACTGATCCGCAGGAAGGGGCAGCCCTTGCGATGTCAATTCTGGACCATGTCATTGAACGGAAGGCAAATGTCATTGCAACGACTCATTATCCGGAATTAAAAGCATATGGATATAATCGTGAAGGTGTTATTAATGCCTCTGTTGAGTTTGATGTACAGACATTGAAGCCGACATACCGATTGTTAATCGGTGTGCCAGGACGGAGTAATGCCTTCGAGATTTCGAAAAGACTTGGATTATCTGAGGGTGTTATTGAAGAGGCGAAAGGTCATATTGGTACCGATTCGAAGAGTGTCGAGAACATGATTGCATCGTTGGAAGATTCCAGAAGAAAAGCCGAAACAGATTACGACGATGCTCATGAATTATTAGAAGAAGCCGTTCAGCTCAAACAAGAATTAGAAAAGAAATGGCAGCAATTTGAGCAAGAACGCGAATCTCTATACAAAAAAGCAGAAGAAAAAGCAGAGAAAGCTGTGACAAAAGCAAGAGAGGAAGCAGAATTCATTGTATCCGAAATTCGCAACATGCAGTCTGCAGCTGAAATCAAAGAACATGAATGGATCGAAGCTAGAAAATTGCTGGATGAAGCCCAGCCAGAATTAACGAAGAAACAGAAAAAACAAGAACCTGTCTTCGATGAAGCAAAAGCCAAAACGCTCCAGCCAGGCGATGAAGTCCGTCTGTTATCGTTAGATCAGAAAGGTTCTATTATTGAACAGACAGGTAAAAACGAATTTCAAGTTCAAGTCGGCATCATGAAGATGAAAGCAAAAAGAAAAGATTTGCTGTTCATCAAACGGGATGAACCAGTAATGGAAAAACCTTTAGCTACTGTTCGGGGTTCCCAGTATCACGTAAAGCCAGAATTAGATCTTCGTGGCGAACGTTATGAAGATGCTCTTAATCAATTAGAGAAATACATCGATGACGCCCTGTTAGCAGGATACAGCAAAGTATCCATTATTCACGGGAAGGGTACAGGAGCACTAAGAAAAGGTGTGCAGACTTTTGCCCGCAAACATTCCAAAATCGCCAATTCCAGAGATGGTGATATGGGTGAAGGTGGTCTAGGTGTTACGGTTCTAGAATTGAGATAG